The following proteins come from a genomic window of Nautilia profundicola AmH:
- a CDS encoding Crp/Fnr family transcriptional regulator, translating into MISKLKKISLFFNIDDEQLKEISNYTTIKTYNKQEIIFYEGEKDKYFYGIIYGQVLMYDVDLKGNVIPKNQFGCGDIFGLISQIQNRPYCLSAISESESQIIKIDYSKFQKHISNPPFSDRIIKMLSNQIMQELEFNKLQKFDATKRVIYTLLNFPQKFVRKKKYLLAKELGMSAETLSRILSKLKNEGIICYCEKSIKVTDYEKLKEYIT; encoded by the coding sequence GTGATTAGTAAACTTAAAAAAATCTCCCTCTTTTTTAATATAGATGACGAACAGCTAAAAGAAATATCAAACTACACAACTATTAAAACATATAATAAACAAGAAATTATCTTTTACGAAGGTGAAAAAGACAAATATTTCTACGGAATAATATACGGACAGGTTTTAATGTATGATGTAGATCTCAAAGGAAATGTAATTCCTAAAAACCAATTCGGATGCGGTGATATTTTCGGACTAATCTCCCAAATACAAAACAGACCGTACTGCCTTAGCGCGATTAGTGAAAGTGAGTCACAAATAATTAAAATTGACTACTCCAAATTTCAAAAGCATATATCAAATCCGCCTTTTAGCGATAGAATCATTAAAATGCTCAGTAATCAAATCATGCAGGAACTTGAATTTAATAAACTCCAAAAATTCGACGCTACCAAAAGAGTAATATATACACTCCTCAATTTCCCTCAAAAATTTGTAAGAAAGAAAAAATACCTTCTCGCAAAAGAACTCGGTATGAGTGCTGAAACTCTCAGTAGAATCCTTTCCAAACTAAAAAACGAAGGCATTATATGCTACTGCGAAAAGTCCATAAAAGTTACCGATTATGAAAAGTTAAAAGAATATATAACTTGA